The region AGGTAAAACACTTTGGCTGGCGTTATCCCTGGGAAAAAGATCGTTCGAATGGTTATATGCAGGATGGAAGAAGTTATAATGCAGTGATAATTGAAAAGGATGGAAAGAAAATTTTATTCGGAGGCGATACTGCTTATCACGAATTATTTAAACCATTGAAGAATGAAAATATTGATATAGCAATTATGCCGATTGGCGCTTATAATCCCTGGAAAAAGAATCATTGTAATCCTGAAGAAGCACTAATTATGGCTGAAGAACATATTGGTGCAAAGTATTTTATTCCGATCCATACAAAAACTTTTAAACAGGGTATGGAGCCTATTGAGGAACCTTTAGCCTGGTTAAATGAATCTGTCTCAAAGTATAAGATCAATCTTGCACTGGATGATATTGGAAAAACATTTACACTTTCCAATCTTTAGGCAGCAAAAAATATTATTTGTATGAAAACAATTCTTGAGTTAAAGAATCAATTTATATCTGATACAGAATCTCAATTAAAGGAATTAAAATATTTTCAAGCTTTAACGGATTATCAGCTAAACTGGAAAATATCCGGCGATAGCTGGAGTATTGCCGAATGTATTGATCATCTTTGTGTTACAAATAAATTATACATTGATGAGTTTGAAAAACAGTTCTCTCAAAAACAGATTAAAGCTGATTGTTCTAAGACATCTGTTAAACATAGATTCCTGGGCAGATTTATAATTAAATCAGTTGATCCGGACAATCTTAAAAAAATAAAAACATTTCCTGTTTTTCAACCCTCGGGCAGTAACCACACTAAAGAGGTCCTTACACGATATTCTGATCTGCAAAATGAATTTATTAATCTCTTAAGCTCTGTTAAAGATTTAGATTTGAACAAGTATAAAATGTCTTCTCCGGCATCAAAACTTATTAAAGAAAATTTTTGTGATGTTCTTGAGATTATTCGTTTACACGATAAAAGACATTTCCTGCAAGCAAAGAGAGTTATAGATCATCCCAACTTTCCAAGAGAATAAATGAACAAGTTAGAAAAAGGCTACATACAGATTTATACCGGCAATGGTAAGGGAAAATCCACCGCCGCAATCGGGCAGGCAGTCAGAGCTGCCGGATATGGACTTAAAACATACATCGCACAATTTATGAAAGAATATCCATACAACGAGTTGGAAAGCTTAAAACATTTAAGTGAATGGATAACAATTGAACAATTTGCCGGAGATGATTTTGTTTACAGAAAAGAATTACCAAATATCATCGAAAGAGATAAGGCTAAGAGAGGATTGGAAAAAGCAAGGTCTAAAATGCTTAGCGGCAAATATGATTTAATTATTCTTGATGAAATTCTGGTTTCAATTCATTTTGGATTGTTCACAGATGAAGAAGTTTTAACATTTATGAAAATGAAACCTGAAAATGTTGAGTTGGTTCTTACAGGGCGATACTGTCCGGATAACATAATCGAAGCCGCCGACCTTGTAACTGAAATGAAAGAAATAAAACATTACTATCTTGATGGCATTCTTGCAAGAAAAGGAATTGAGTCATAATCTTTCTCAGTGAATCTCAGTGATTGCTCTGAGGTTCTCAGTGTTATAATTTTTTCACTGAGTATCTCATAGAAACAAAGATGGAATTTCACAAGAAACTATTATTGAAGCTTGTTCAGTGTGTCCGGTAAGTGCTCTTCAAGTTAATAACCCGGATGAGAAACAACTGGTTCCTTAACATAAGAAGGAAAATCAAAATTGAGCAACAGCTTTGGGAAACAAAACTAAAGGTAGGTGCAACAACAAGAAATTGTAAAACAACAAATAAACTTTTAAAAACAGCACAACAAACAACACAAAAAGATGAATAAAGAACTGACAATAACAACAAGCATTGAAATAATTGCTGACAAAGCAAAAGTTTGGGACGCTTTGACAAACCCCGAAAAAATAAAAATCTATCTTTTCGGGACGGAAACCTTGACAAGTTGGAAAACGGGAAGCGAAATTATTTTCCAAGGCGAGTATCAAGGACATCAATACAAAGACAAAGGAACAATCCTTGACATCAAGACAAACGAATTTTTGCAATACACTTATTGGAGTGGTTTTTCGGGACTTGAAGACAAACCCGAAAACTATTCAGTAGTAACATACAAACTTGACACAGCAGACAACAAAACTTTGCTGACATTGACACAAGCAGGTTTTGCAAACAAAGAAGCTCAACAACATTCGCAGACAAATTGGACGAACGTTTTACAACAAATAAAACAACTGACAGAAGAATAACCGCAGCTAACATCGTATTGGCAATAGGTGAGCTGAACAGCTTCGTATCAACGGAAATGCTAAATTCAGCTTTTGTTCTTTGTATCAACAGTAGTGCTGAAAATCCCGCCCATCGCCAATACGCGGCACGTTAGCAGTCAGGCTATGACGACACAATAGAAATGATATGACACCAAAGGAAACTCTACAAAAATGAAGCGTAAACAAATTTACCTATTGATTGGTCAAAAAGGGAGTGGGAAATCTTTCATTGGAAACCTTTTTGAAAAAAACTTTGGGATAAAATTCATTCGTGTAGAAGATTGGGCAAAGAGAATTAAGAAAGAAAGGGCTGTTGACAATGAAGAATACTTGATGCAAGTTTTTGACGAAATTGAAAAAGGCGTTAGGAATTGTTCAAAGGAATCAGACAAACTTGTATTTGAATCAACAGGATTAACCCAATATTTTGACAGAATGATACAAAACCTAAGTCGGGATTTCAGAGTAACTACTATTGGAGTTTATGCAGACAGCAAAACCTGTTTGCGCAGAGTAAAATCCAGAGACCAAGATATTCACATCAATGTTTCTGATGATCAAGTCTTTATGATAAATGAAAAAGTGAGACAAAGAAACTATAAATCTGACTTTTTAGTAATTAATGAGAATAAAAGCAAAGAAGAGTTAATCAATGAAGTTGCTAAAATTGTTAGAGCGATTGAAATGTAAATCCCAACTAAAAGTCCGAACCGCTAACAAGGTATTGCCAAAAGCGGGGGTGACGAACTTCTATGAAACTTTTGTGCTTAACCGAACATTAGTTTTTCAAATGAACAGTAGTGCAGAAACGCTCCGCCTTCGGCAATACCCGAAACCGTTATATCTCAATTCATTGATGCCCATCATCCCTCCAAAGGAGTCGCTCGGACAGCTTTTAACAGGCAGAATACCTTAATAATTGCTTAACAGTTTTTATAAATCATCGAATGGATTTTTAATTTTAGATAATTGTGAACTACTAATCTGTGTATAAAGAAGTGTTGTTTACCTGCAGTAAAGTTTCAAAATAAAATTAAAATTATTATAATTGCGGTAAACAATAAGTTGTGGGTAAGTTTAGAAAGACACCCAAACCGACAAAAGAACCGTTTAAAATTGTAAATTTGCCGAACTAACAAATAAAGACTTCTTGAAAGTAGAGCAGAACATATCAAGACTTAAATACCTGCTGACATTGTACAAAATGACAGTAGAAGACTTGCTATTGTCTATAAGTGAAGGACTTAAAAAACCATTAACCAAAGACGACATTTTTTCTAATGAGATAAACGTTAGTCACTTAAAACGAATAGACAAGGTATTTAACAAAGGACTTCACTACTATTTAGACCCAAAATCTCCAGAAGTTTCGAAAGATGCTAGCATATTCTTCAGAAAAAATAGGTTTGGGATAGAACTTAATATTGGTGCAAAAAAAATTGTAAACCAATTCGAAGAATTTAAAATATCGCTTTCAGCGATTTCAAAATTAGCTGAGATAAATATTGACAGGTCTTTGCCAGTCTTTTCAGTACAAGACGATCCTAAAGTTGTTGCAATTAAAATCAGAAAAGAGTTATACCCTGTTTTTAACCCGATGCCAAAAGAGTTTTTACGAGCATTGATTTCAAAATTTGCCGAAAAAAATATTTTGGTTTTTGAGTTTGTAGAAACTTGGAATAAAAAAGAGAAGGCGAATATTGACGGCTTTTTTCTTGCACCAAATGTAATTGTTCTTAAGCGGCAACAATCTTCTTTCAGAAGAGAGATTTTCACTCTTATACACGAGTTAGGACACTACTTGCTTAACGAAGAAGAAATTGAAGAACTTGACATTTCAAACTTCGCCAATAACAAACTTTCAGCCATTGAAAGATGGTGCAACGACTTTGCATACTATTTCTTGGCAGGAGAATACAATAAAGCATTTGAACAAATTGACAAAGTTGACGGAACAAATGACTATCACTTTGAATTGATTGAAAGCATTTCAAAGCATTCACATTTAAGCCAAATTGCATTATTTACAAAACTTCTGTTTCAGAAAAAAATTTCTCAAAGTAACTATAATACAATAAAAGCTGACTTTGACGAGCAATACAGATTACGTCAAGAAAAAGAAAAGAAACAAAAAGAACTTGATAAATTGAAGGGAATTCAAAAAGGTGGCTCAACTCCCAAACCTATGAACTCACCATTGCTAATATCAACCATTCAGACAGCTTTTTATGAAGGTGTAATAAACGAGTATGATGTTTGTAAAATGCTAAATATTTCACCTGATAAATTAGAAAACTATTTACAATGAAAGTAGTAATCGACACAAATTCGCTCTTGTCGTTGGTTCGTTACTACTTACCATTTGACAAAAAAGGAGTTCTATTTCAATTCATTAAATCTAAAATCGAGAACGGTGAAATAATCATTATAGACAAAGTTCTTGATGAATGCACTTATAATTCAAAAGGACTTGTTCTTTCCAAACTACCATATCTAAAGGACAAAACCTTTTTGAAATCTTCAAAAGTTCCTTATAAAACTGACAGCTTACTTGTTCCAAATACAAGACAGTTCTTTCACCAGTTAAATACTGTATTTGTAAACTCGCCAATTAGAAGAAAACTGACAAATGTAGAATTTGAAAATCAAAAGAACTCGTTTATTAAAAGTGCCGATATGAAACAAGTGATTTTGTCTTTGAATATAAAAAATCAAGGCGAGCAGGTGATTATAGTAACAGAAGAAACAGAAAGCAGTAACGATAACAAACTCTTCCAAAAGATACCTGCGATTTGCAAAGTGTTAGAAATTGAAACGATGACTTTGCCTGAATTAATTGCAAAATATGACGGTATTGACATTGACTTCCAATAGAAAACCTACGCACAACAAGGTATTGCCCAAAGCGGGGGTGACGAACTTCTATGAAACTTTTGTGCTTAACCGAACATTAGTTTTTCAAATGAACAGTAGTGCAGAAACGCTCCGCCTTCGGCAATACCCGAAACCGTTATATCTCAATTCATTGATGCCCATCATCCCTCCAAAGGAGTCGCTCGGACAGCTTTTAACAGGCAGAATACCTTAATAATTGCTTAACAGTTTTTATAAATCATCGAATGGATTTTTAATTTTAGATAATTGTGAACTACTAATCTGTGTATAAAGAAGTGTTGTTTACCTGCAGTAAAGTTTCAAAATAAAATTAAAATTATTATAATTGCGGTAAACAATAAGTTAGGCAACATTGCTAAACAGACCGGACAACAAAACGAATGACACATCTGCGGCAGACTATTTCACGGTAATTTGACGCAGAAGACAGAAAAACAAAAGGCCGACCCTTCAGAGATTTTTATTTGATTTTTGCCGACACACAATTTTTTGTCATAGTTTTTGAACCCACGCTTCCTTTAGCATATTTACAGGTTAGTTTTTAAAATGCGTAGGAAAAATTACGCATTTTAAAAACTTGCTCCGCACCACCTGCAAAAGAGCTAAAGCCCACTGCACAATCAAAAACATACGCCAAAAAAATCGCCCACCCGCCAATGAATGACGTTGTTAATAATTATTCTTTGACTGTAATGTACAATTTGTTACTTTTGGACATAAAATGTCAAGTCAAATGGTTTCAAGTTGAAAAATATAGCGGAAATAATCAGAGAACTAAGAGAGCAAAACGGACTATTGCTTCGACAGGTTGCTGCAGAAATAGAAATTGACCAAGCTCTTTTAAGCAAAATTGAACGTGGAGAGCGAATGCCGACAAAAGATCAAGTTATTCGTTTGGCTAAATTTTATAAGGTTGACCCGAATGAATTTTTGATTGCGTTTATAAGCGATAAACTTGTTTACGAATTGCAGGACGAAGAAGTAGCTTTAAAGGCCATGCAAGTAGCCGAGAAGAAAATAAACTATATAGCTAAAAAGAAAAATGGCAAATAAAAAACTCATAGAAAAAATTGCCAATGAGTTGCCGAGCCATTATGCTGACCGGCTTGGGTTGAATTATGCCAAATCTGTTAATCAGGAACACAAGAAAACAAACGGACAGTTTTTTACTCCGATTGAAATAGCCGGACTGATGGGAACATTCGCTGAATCTCGTCAAAGTTCTCTCAGAATACTTGACCCCGGTTGCGGCACAGCTATTCTGACATGCGCATTAATAGAATCACTTGCAGAGAGCAATAAAAAATTGAAGGAGATTGAATTAATAGTATATGAAACCGACAAAGCATTAATTCCATACACAAAAGAATCGATTGATTATTTGAGAAGTTGGTTAAGTGAAAAAAATATTGATTTTAAATCTGCGGTTCATACAAATGATTTCATTCTTGAAAACGCAGATTGCTTAACAGATAATGGCAACTTGTTTTCACAGACAATTGAACCGTTCGATATTATTGTTTCAAATCCTCCTTATTTCAAATTGCCGATTGACGACAAACGGGCGATTGCTGCAAAAGCAGTTGTTAACGGCCACCCAAATATCTACGCTATTTTTATGGCAATTTCCGCGAGATTACTGAAAGAAAACGGCCAACTAATATTTATTACACCGAGAAGCTACGCTTCCGGGAGTTACTTCAAATTATTTCGTGGGTATTTTTTCAAGATAATTGAAATTGATAAAGTGCATTTGTTTGTTTCCAGAAAGGACACGTTCAACAGAGATAAGGTATTACAGGAAACAGTAATCATAAAAGGCACGCGAAAGGAAAAAACAAATCCGAAGCACAAAGTAAATGTTTATTCATCACATGGGTTAAAAGATATTGATTCTCCAATAATCAAATCTTTCACACAAAAGGAATTGATTGATCTCAATTCAAATGAAAAAATATTGTACCTACCCACAAGCGATTCAGATGAAGTGATTTTGAATGTTTTTAAAAATTGGAATGGAAACTTGAATAAATACAATATTCAGATTTCAACCGGCCCTGTCGTTGCGTTCAGATCAAAAGAGTATTTACATGACACATATCAAAACGGAACAGTATTTTTAGCTCCACTCTTTTGGCTACATAACGTAAAGCAAATGGTCTTGGAATGGCCGATGCCAAAGCCCGAAAAAGGACAATATGTAAGAATACAGGATGAATCAAAGTCTATTCTCATTCCAAATAAAAACTACGTTCTATTGAGGCGCTTCAGTGCTAAGGATGATAAAAGCAGATTGGTCGCAGCTCCGTACTTTTGCAATTTCATTGAAGCAGAATATATCGGGGTAGAAAACAAGGTAAATTACATCTATCGTCCGAAAGGTCATTTGGAACGAAACGAGGTAATTGGGCTTTGTGCTTTATTAAACAGCAGTTTATTCGATTCGTATTTCAGAATTTTTAATGGAAATGTAAATGTGAGTGCAACAGAACTCAGGGAAATTCCACTTCCACCGCTCGAAATGATCAAAGAGATTGGCAACAGCATTATTCTTTCCAATGATTTTTCGGTAGATAACGCCAACAAAATAGTAAGTGAACAATTTGAATTTACACCAGCAATAATATGAGCAAACTTGACGAAGCAAAAAAGATACTCAAAGAATTAGGGCTGCCAACAGCGCAGCAAAATGAAATATCTGCATATACATTGTTGGCACTCTGCGGTATTAAGCCACGTGATAGTTGGAGTAAGGCTACTCGTAAAAGTTTAAAGGTTACCAAAGGAATTATGGCGTTTGTCCTTGATGTTCACAAAAAAGAGTACGCTCCAAATACAAGAGAAACATTTCGCAGACAGGTTTTACATCAATTTGTTCAGGCACGAATTGCTGACTATAATCCCGACAATCCAAAACTCCCTGTAAATAGCCCGAATGCTCATTATGCTATTACTAATGAAGCTCTGGAAGCCATTCAAGCCTTTGGAACAAAGAACTGGAAAAAAGCTGTTGAGAGATTTAAAGCAGAAGCCGGAGAATTGGCGAAGCGATATAAAAAAGAAAGAAAACAAAACCTGATTCCCGTAAAACTTAGTAACGGCAAGACTATTAAACTTTCATCAGGAAAACACAATGAAGTTCAAGCTGCCATCGTACATAATTTTGCAGCAAGGTTCGCTAATGGCGGATCGGTTCTTTATTTGGGAGATACAGCGAAAAAAGATTTGTTCGTGGATGAAAAGAAGTTGAAAGAATTAGGAATACCGATTGACCAGCACAGTAAACTGCCAGACGTTGTGATTTATGATGAGAAGAAAAATTGGTTGTTCTTGATTGAAGCGGTTACTTCACATGGGCCGGTTTCTCCGAAACGACTTGTTGAGCTGGAAGAATTTCTGAAAGACTGTAAAGCCGGGAAGATTTATGTAACAGCATTTCCCGATTTCACCGAATTTAAAAAACACTCCAATAATATTGCCTGGGAAACGGAAGTATGGCTGGCTGATACGCCAGACCATATGATTCATTTCAATGGCGATAGATTTATGGGGCCAAGGTAGAATTTAAGAACAATAAAAACAATTAAAGGGTATGTGGCCAGTATTAATAGGATTAGGGATAGGGGCGTTAATAGCAAGTGCTTTTTCAGATGAAGAAGAACCTCCTAAAAAAAGAAGGAGAGGCACAACCCGTAGGACAAAGAAGAAGATCTTTATCAGTTTTGCAATTGAAGACAAGAAGTACAGAGATTTTCTTGTTTCACAAGCTAAGAATGAAAGAACTCCATTTTCTTTTGTTGACATGTCGGTAAAAGAACCCTGGACACAAAAAATTTGGAAAGAGAAGTGTAGAGAAAAAATTCAGAAGTGTGATGGAATGATTGTCTTGCTAAGTAAAAATACGTGGCATTCAAGTGGCTCAAGATGGGAAATAACCTGTGCGAAAGAGGAAGGCGTTCCGGTTATTGGAATGCATATAAAGAAAAATGATAAAGGTGCGAAGCCGCCCGAACTTAACGGAAAGAAAGTAATTGAATGGTCATGGGATAATTTGGATGAAACAATTAGCAAATTTTAAATGAGATTATTTATCTGCAATAGGAATACTGACAAAATAGCAACAGAGAACGTCATCAAAGATTTGTTCGCTGTGTCAGAAAATTCTATAGCAATTCTTCAAGAAACTGAACACGTTGAAAATTGGAAAACTCTTGTAGAAAAGAAAATGCAAGAATCGGATTTTATTGTTTTCGTAATTGGAGCCGATACTTTTGCAAGTGATCAAGTCAAGTGGGAATATGCAAAAGCGAAAAGCTTGAATAAGCAGATTGTAGGTATTAAACTCTCGACAGCATCAAAAGAATCAATATTATTCTGCCAAGGGTTTCAAGTATTTGAAAAGGTTGAACAGTGTTTTAAATTCCTTTCAAAAACATTTGAAGACGATAGAAAACTGAAATTCGAGCAATATAAAATGATGGTAAGCTCAACAGAGAAGGTGACTGAGAGCAGAATGAAAGTTAATAACCTGTTTTTTACAATTACGTCCTCCATCCTCTCGGTTGGATTTGTTTTGGGTAAAACATTCGGATTTACTATTGCAGCTACAATAGGAATGATTGTTTTAACGGCATTATCACTTTTAGTATCATATTTCTGGGAGAAATTAATAGATTCTTACGGCAAGCTCAACACTGGTAAATTCAAAGTGATCGATAAGATTGAAAAACAACTTCTGGACGAACATGTTTGAGGATGAATGGAAAATTCTTACAGAGGAAATAAAGTACGAGCCAAACACAAGAACCGAAACGAAAGTCATAAAATATTTCAGAACATTTATAATAATAGTTGGAATATTTGAATTGCTTTATCTCGGCTATCATCTATATCAGTTAATCCCCAAATGTTATTGTTAATTAAAACCAAATAAATATGGCAAACAAAAGAGTATTCGTTGCATTTGCAATAGAAGATGAAACAACTAAAATCCTATTCACGGGTCAAGCTAAAAACGCAAAGGTTCCTTATGAATTCGTTGACATGTCAGTCAAAGAACCATTTGACGAAAAATGGAAAACAAA is a window of Ignavibacterium sp. DNA encoding:
- a CDS encoding ImmA/IrrE family metallo-endopeptidase, giving the protein MTVEDLLLSISEGLKKPLTKDDIFSNEINVSHLKRIDKVFNKGLHYYLDPKSPEVSKDASIFFRKNRFGIELNIGAKKIVNQFEEFKISLSAISKLAEINIDRSLPVFSVQDDPKVVAIKIRKELYPVFNPMPKEFLRALISKFAEKNILVFEFVETWNKKEKANIDGFFLAPNVIVLKRQQSSFRREIFTLIHELGHYLLNEEEIEELDISNFANNKLSAIERWCNDFAYYFLAGEYNKAFEQIDKVDGTNDYHFELIESISKHSHLSQIALFTKLLFQKKISQSNYNTIKADFDEQYRLRQEKEKKQKELDKLKGIQKGGSTPKPMNSPLLISTIQTAFYEGVINEYDVCKMLNISPDKLENYLQ
- a CDS encoding TIR domain-containing protein, encoding MWPVLIGLGIGALIASAFSDEEEPPKKRRRGTTRRTKKKIFISFAIEDKKYRDFLVSQAKNERTPFSFVDMSVKEPWTQKIWKEKCREKIQKCDGMIVLLSKNTWHSSGSRWEITCAKEEGVPVIGMHIKKNDKGAKPPELNGKKVIEWSWDNLDETISKF
- a CDS encoding BsuBI/PstI family type II restriction endonuclease, whose protein sequence is MSKLDEAKKILKELGLPTAQQNEISAYTLLALCGIKPRDSWSKATRKSLKVTKGIMAFVLDVHKKEYAPNTRETFRRQVLHQFVQARIADYNPDNPKLPVNSPNAHYAITNEALEAIQAFGTKNWKKAVERFKAEAGELAKRYKKERKQNLIPVKLSNGKTIKLSSGKHNEVQAAIVHNFAARFANGGSVLYLGDTAKKDLFVDEKKLKELGIPIDQHSKLPDVVIYDEKKNWLFLIEAVTSHGPVSPKRLVELEEFLKDCKAGKIYVTAFPDFTEFKKHSNNIAWETEVWLADTPDHMIHFNGDRFMGPR
- a CDS encoding helix-turn-helix transcriptional regulator is translated as MKNIAEIIRELREQNGLLLRQVAAEIEIDQALLSKIERGERMPTKDQVIRLAKFYKVDPNEFLIAFISDKLVYELQDEEVALKAMQVAEKKINYIAKKKNGK
- a CDS encoding cob(I)yrinic acid a,c-diamide adenosyltransferase, producing the protein MNKLEKGYIQIYTGNGKGKSTAAIGQAVRAAGYGLKTYIAQFMKEYPYNELESLKHLSEWITIEQFAGDDFVYRKELPNIIERDKAKRGLEKARSKMLSGKYDLIILDEILVSIHFGLFTDEEVLTFMKMKPENVELVLTGRYCPDNIIEAADLVTEMKEIKHYYLDGILARKGIES
- a CDS encoding TIR domain-containing protein → MRLFICNRNTDKIATENVIKDLFAVSENSIAILQETEHVENWKTLVEKKMQESDFIVFVIGADTFASDQVKWEYAKAKSLNKQIVGIKLSTASKESILFCQGFQVFEKVEQCFKFLSKTFEDDRKLKFEQYKMMVSSTEKVTESRMKVNNLFFTITSSILSVGFVLGKTFGFTIAATIGMIVLTALSLLVSYFWEKLIDSYGKLNTGKFKVIDKIEKQLLDEHV
- a CDS encoding DinB family protein, whose translation is MKTILELKNQFISDTESQLKELKYFQALTDYQLNWKISGDSWSIAECIDHLCVTNKLYIDEFEKQFSQKQIKADCSKTSVKHRFLGRFIIKSVDPDNLKKIKTFPVFQPSGSNHTKEVLTRYSDLQNEFINLLSSVKDLDLNKYKMSSPASKLIKENFCDVLEIIRLHDKRHFLQAKRVIDHPNFPRE
- a CDS encoding DUF4411 family protein, with product MKVVIDTNSLLSLVRYYLPFDKKGVLFQFIKSKIENGEIIIIDKVLDECTYNSKGLVLSKLPYLKDKTFLKSSKVPYKTDSLLVPNTRQFFHQLNTVFVNSPIRRKLTNVEFENQKNSFIKSADMKQVILSLNIKNQGEQVIIVTEETESSNDNKLFQKIPAICKVLEIETMTLPELIAKYDGIDIDFQ
- a CDS encoding shikimate kinase, whose protein sequence is MKRKQIYLLIGQKGSGKSFIGNLFEKNFGIKFIRVEDWAKRIKKERAVDNEEYLMQVFDEIEKGVRNCSKESDKLVFESTGLTQYFDRMIQNLSRDFRVTTIGVYADSKTCLRRVKSRDQDIHINVSDDQVFMINEKVRQRNYKSDFLVINENKSKEELINEVAKIVRAIEM
- a CDS encoding N-6 DNA methylase; this translates as MANKKLIEKIANELPSHYADRLGLNYAKSVNQEHKKTNGQFFTPIEIAGLMGTFAESRQSSLRILDPGCGTAILTCALIESLAESNKKLKEIELIVYETDKALIPYTKESIDYLRSWLSEKNIDFKSAVHTNDFILENADCLTDNGNLFSQTIEPFDIIVSNPPYFKLPIDDKRAIAAKAVVNGHPNIYAIFMAISARLLKENGQLIFITPRSYASGSYFKLFRGYFFKIIEIDKVHLFVSRKDTFNRDKVLQETVIIKGTRKEKTNPKHKVNVYSSHGLKDIDSPIIKSFTQKELIDLNSNEKILYLPTSDSDEVILNVFKNWNGNLNKYNIQISTGPVVAFRSKEYLHDTYQNGTVFLAPLFWLHNVKQMVLEWPMPKPEKGQYVRIQDESKSILIPNKNYVLLRRFSAKDDKSRLVAAPYFCNFIEAEYIGVENKVNYIYRPKGHLERNEVIGLCALLNSSLFDSYFRIFNGNVNVSATELREIPLPPLEMIKEIGNSIILSNDFSVDNANKIVSEQFEFTPAII
- a CDS encoding SRPBCC domain-containing protein: MNKELTITTSIEIIADKAKVWDALTNPEKIKIYLFGTETLTSWKTGSEIIFQGEYQGHQYKDKGTILDIKTNEFLQYTYWSGFSGLEDKPENYSVVTYKLDTADNKTLLTLTQAGFANKEAQQHSQTNWTNVLQQIKQLTEE